GGCCGCCCTGGGGCCCTCCCTGGGCGGGTTCCTGGTGCAGGCGGGCGGTTGGCAGGCGCTGTTCTACGTGAACTTCGTCCCCGTGGCGCTGAGCGCGGGACTGGCGCTGCGGGCCTTCCCGGCCGATGCCGGGGCGGCCGGTTCGTCCGGCGCGGCATCGCCTCGACCAGCACGGGTGGGTTCGTCCGGGGCCGGGGCGGCGTCGCCTCGGCCGGCGCGGGTGGGTTCGCCCGGGGCCGGGGCGGCGTCGCCTCGGCCGGCGCGGGCCCGTTCGTCCGGGGCAGTGCCGTCTGGGCCGGCGCGGGTGGGCCCGTCCGCCGCGTCCGCGAGCCCCGGGCGGTCGGCACTGGTCGACGGTCCCAGCGGGTCCTCGCCATCCGCGGGCCCGGGGCGGGGCCAGCGATCTGCGGCTCCGATGGAGCGGGCCGGAGGCCTGGGGGAGCTCGGCCGGCGGCTCGACGGGCTCGGCGTGGTCCTCTTCGCCGGAACCGTCACCTTCGGGCTGGCGGCCCTCCTCTCCCTGTCGGAACCGCAGCCGGCCTGGTGGGCGATGGCGGTGGCCGTCGGCCTGGGCGTGGCCCTGGCCCGGTGGGAGGGCCGGGTCCGCGCCGCCGGCCGGGAGCCGTTCCTGGATCTGGGGCTGCTACGGCGGGACCGCGCCCGCACCGCCGTCTACGGCGCCTGGATCCTCTCGAACCTGGCCTTCTACACGGTGTTCTTCGGGATGCCGGCCTACTTTGAAGAGGTGCGCCACCTGGATCCCCGCACCAGCGGGCTCATGATGCTCTCGGTCGCCGGCTTCAGCAGCGTGGCGTCGCCGCTGGTGGGGCGGTGGGTCGACCGGGTGGGACACCGGCCGGCCCTCTGGGCTGCCGGGCTCTCGTTGTCGACCGGCGCCTTGGCCCTGCTGGCCGTCGGTCCCCAGGCGCCCCTCGCCCTGCTCTTCGTCGTGCTGGCGTTCCTCGGCGCCAGCAACGGGGTGAACAATCTGGCGCTGCAGACCGCGCTGTACCGGTTCGTCCCGCGGGAGGAGACGGGGGCCGCCTCCGGCCTGTACATGACCTGTCGGTACATCGGCAGCATCCTCTCCAGCAGCCTGCTGGGGCTCATCCTGGCGGGGCCCCTGGACGGCCGCATGTTGCGCGAGCTGGCGCTCGGGCTACTGGTTCCGGCGGTGGGCCTGCTGGCGCTCATCCGGTGGATCCCGGCCTCCGGGGCCGGTCGCATAACTGGATCGCCGATCCCCGGTCCATCGGCATCCAGCGGGGTCCCGGCCTCCCGGGCCGGTCGCATACCCGCTCGCCGCCGGTGACACCTTAGACACCGGTGAAGGGAGGAATCGCCGGTGCCGGAATTCAGCGAGGTCTTCCGCCAGCAACTGACCGTGTTGGCCGACAAGGTCCGGACCATGGAGAACCTGGGCATGTCCAACGAGGGCATCACGGGCGTGGTCACCGAGGTCGGCGACTGGCTGGCGAAGGAGGCCGAGCCGCGCAGCGCCGAGCAGCGGCTGCTCAAGGAGATGTGGAAGCACGCCTCCAACCAGGAGCAGGCGCAGATCGCCTCGGCCCTGATCAAGCTGGCCGACCGCACCGTGGGACGCGGCGTGGTCAAGTGATCCGAGGCGGGGAGCCGCTTCGCGCCGGGCCGGCGGTCGGAGCGATCGCCGGCCCGGCGCTCGTTCGGCCCGAGCGACCGGCCGCTGGCAGATCCCGACCGGCGGGCGCCCCCGTCGCCCGGGGGCCCCGTCGCGCCTTCCGCCCGGCGGTGCCGTGGCCGGCGCCACCCCACCGGCGCGAAACCGGCCCGACGCCCGTGTCCCCGACCGCCCGCCGACCGCCGGCCGCGGGCCTGTGGACAGGACCGGCACCCGCAGGTCCGCACCGGTCTTGCGCCCGTTCCTCCCGAAAGTTGACGCCGCTGGCAAGCGCAGTGCTATACTCGCGTCGAGGGGCGCGCGAGCCCCTGGGGAGGAAGATATGCCACTCGTAACCACCGAGAGCGGGAAGAAGCTCTTCGTCACGGAAGACGGCCGCAAGCTCGTCACCGTCATTCCCGGCGACGGCATCGGCCCGGAGTGTATCGACGCGACATTAAAGATTCTGGAGGCAGCCAAGGCCCCCCTGGTCTTCGAGATCCGTGAAGCGGGGGCCAGTGTATTTAAGAAGGGCCTCGCCTCCGGCGTGCCGCCGGAGACCATCGAGTCCATCCGCAAGTCGCGGATCGTCCTCAAGGGGCCGCTGGAGACGCCTGTCGGCTACGGTGAGAAGAGCGCCAACGTCACCCTGCGCAAGCTCTTCGAGACGTACGCCAACGTGCGGCCGGTGCGGGAGCTGCCCAACGTGCCCACCCCCTATTCGGGCCGGGGCATCGACCTGGTGGTCGTCCGCGAGAACGTGGAGGACCTCTACGCCGGCATCGAGCACCAGCAGACGCCGGGCGTCGCCCAGACCCTGAAGCTGATCTCCGACAAGGGATCGGAGAAGATCGTCCGCTTCGCCTTCGAGCTGGCCCGGGCCGAGGGGCGCAAGCGGGTCCACTGCGCCACCAAGTCCAACATCATGAAGCTCAGCGAGGGGACCCTGAAGCGGGTCTTCGAGCGTGTGGCGCAGGAGTACCCCGACATCGAGGCCCAGCACATCATCGTCGACAACGCCGCCCACCAGCTGGTGAAGCGCCCCGAGCAGTTCGACGTCCTCGTCACCACGAACATGAACGGGGACATCCTCTCCGACCTCGCCTCGGGCCTGGTCGGCGGCCTCGGCTTCGCCCCGTCCGCCAACATCGGCAACGAGGTGGCCATCTTCGAGGCGGTCCACGGCTCCGCCCCCAAGTACGCGGGCAAGAACGTGATCAACCCCACCGCGGTGCTGCTGTCCGCGGTGATGATGCTGCGCTACATCGAGGAGTTCGCCGTGGCCGAGCTCATCGAGAACGCCATCCTCTACACGCTGGAGGAGGGCAAGGTCCTGACGGGCGACGTCGTGGGCTACGACCGCGGCGCGAAGACCACCGAGTACACCCAGGCCATCATCGCGAACCTGGGCCAGAAGCCGCGGACCACGCAGGTGCGCGCCCACCGCGCCGTGCGCCTGCCCCAGATCAGCCCCGACCCGGCCTACGTGAAGGCCAAGAGCCGCCGCATCGTGGGCGCGGACGTGTTCGTCGAGAGCGACCTCCGTCCGGAGCAGCTGGGTCCCGCCCTGGAGGAACTGGCCGAGGGCAGCGCCTTCCGCCTGAAGATGATCTCCAACCGCGGGACCCAGGTGTACCCGCCCACGGGCGGGCTGATCGACCTGGTGGACCACTACCGCTGCCGCTTCCTCTACAAGGGCGACGGCGAGGCGCGCCAGGAGGACGTCGTCGACCTGGTCCAGCGCGTGGGCAGCCGCTTCCGCTGGATGCAGATCGAGGTGCTGCAGGAGTTCGACGGCGAGCCGGGGTTCACCAAGGCGCAGGGCGAGGACTGAGAGCGGCCCGGCAGCCCGCGCACGAGCGACCGCGAGGCACGAGCGACCGCGAGGACCGCATCGTCGCAAACGGGGTGCCCGGCGGATGCCGCCGGGCACCCCGCCTTTCTGGCATCGTCCCGGTACCGCCGCCGGCCGGTTCGTCCTGGCGGAAATGGCGATCGAAAAGCGCTACAATGGCCCCAGAGAGGGGGACGACCGATGACCGAGCGTCGCGACCCGTTTGGCGTACGTACGACCCTGGAGACGCCCGATGGCCCCGTGGTGATCTACAGCCTGCCCAAGCTGGCTGAGGCCGCGGGCGTCGACCTGGACCGCCTGCCCTTCACGATCCGCATCCTGCTGGAGAACCTGGTGCGCAACCTGGACGGCGAGACCATCACCGAGGACGACGTCCTGGCGCTGGCACGCTGGCAGCCCAGGCCCGACGGCCGGGAGATCGGCTGGATGCCCTCCCGGGTGCTGCTCCAGGACTTCACCGGCGTGCCGGCGGTGGTCGACCTGGCCGCCATGCGCAGCGCCGTGGCCCGCATGGGCGGCGACCCCAAGCGGATCAACCCGCTGGTGCCGGCGGACCTGGTCATCGACCACTCGGTGATCGTCGACGCCTTCGGGACGCAGTACGCCTTCTTCTACAACGTGGAGAAGGAGTTCGAGCGCAACCGCGAGCGCTACACCCTGCTCCGCTGGGCGCAGAACGCCTTCGACAACTTCCGCGTGGTGCCGCCGGGGACGGGCATCGTCCACCAGGTGAACCTGGAGTACCTGGCCAAGGTGGTCCACCGCCGGGACGAACACGGCGAGGTGCGGGCCTACCCCGACACCCTGGTGGGCACCGACTCCCACACCACCATGGTCAACGGCATGGGGGTGCTGGGCTGGGGCGTGGGCGGCATCGAGGCCGAGGCGGTGATGCTGGGCCAGCCCTACTTCATGCAGGTGCCCGAGGTGGTGGGCTTCCGCCTGACGGGCCGGCTGCCCGAGGGCGCCACGGCCACCGACTTGGTGCTCACCGTCACCCAGATGCTGCGCAAGAAGGGCGTGGTGGGCAAGTTCGTCGAGTTCTTCGGGCCGGGCCTGGCGAACCTGCCCCTGGCGGACCGGGCCACCATCGGCAACATGGCCCCCGAGTACGGCGCCACCTGCGGGTTCTTCCCCGTGGACGGCGAGACCCTGGACTACCTGCGCCTGACGGGCCGGGACGAGGAGCACATCGCCCTGGTGGAGCGGTACTGCAAGGAGCAGGGCCTGTTCCGCACCGACGCGACGCCCGACCCCGTCTACAGCGACGTGCTGGAGCTCGACCTGGGCGACGTGGAGCCCAGCCTGGCCGGGCCGCGGCGGCCCCAGGACCGGGTGCCGCTGCGCGAGGCGGGCCGCGCCTTCCGCGAGGCGCTGGCCACCTTCGGCAAGAAGCCCGGCGACACCTCGGTCCCCTTCCGGACGGGCGCCGAGCCGGGGCGCGAGGCGGCCCGGGCGGGTGCGGCCGCGGCCGGCGGGAACGGTGCGGGAGCCGGCGCGGGCGATGCCGGTTCGTCCGGTGAGGGCGGCGGCGTGGCGGTGCTGACCCGGCCCCGGACCACCACCGAGCTCACCCACGGCTCGGTGGTCATCGCCGCCATCACCAGCTGCACCAACACCTCGAACCCCTCGGTGATGCTGGCGGCGGGGCTTTTGGCCAAGAAGGCCGTGGAGCGGGGCCTGACCGTCAAGCCCTACGTGAAGACCAGCCTGGCGCCGGGCTCGCGGGTGGTCACCGACTACCTGCGGGAGGCGGGGCTTTTGCCGTACCTGGAGGCGCTGCGGTTCCACGTGGTGGGCTACGGCTGCACCACCTGCATCGGCAACAGCGGCGCCCTGCCCGAAGACGTGGCCCAGGCCATCACCGAGAACGACCTGGTGGCGGCGGCGGTGCTCAGCGGCAACCGCAACTTCGAGGGGCGCATCAACCCGCTGGTCAAGGCCAACTACCTGGCCTCGCCGCCCCTGGTGGTGGCCTACGCCATCGCCGGCACGGTGGACATCAACCTGCTGGAAGACCCCCTGGGCTACGACCCCAACGGCCGGCCCGTCTACCTGCGGGACATCTGGCCGACCCAGGAGGAGATCCAGGCGACCATCCGCCAGGTGGTGCGGCCCGAGCTGTTCAAGAAGGAGTACGCCCGGGTGTTCGAAGGCCCGGAGCAGTGGCGGCAGCTGCCCGCGCCCACCGGCGAGCTCTACGAGTGGGATCCCAACTCGACCTACATCCAGGAGCCGCCCTTCTTCAAGGACATGGCGGACGAACCCGGCCAGCCGGAGGACATCGTCCGGGCGCGGGTGCTGGCCCTCTTGGGCGACTCCATCACCACGGACCACATCTCCCCCGCGGGCGCCATCCCGAAGAACAGCCCGGCGGGCCGCTACCTCCTGGAGCGCGGCGTCAAGTGGGAGGAGTTCAACACCTACGGCTCGCGCCGCGGCAACCACGAGGTGATGATGCGCGGCACCTTCGCCAACATCCGGCTGCGCAACCAGCTGGTGCCCGGCACCGAGGGCGGCTGGACCGTGCACATCCCCAGCGGCGAGAAGATGACCATCTACGACGCCGCCATGCGCTACCAAAAGGAGGGCACGCCGCTGCTCGTCATCGGGGGCAAGGAGTACGGCACCGGCAGCTCCCGCGACTGGGCGGCCAAGGGCACCTACCTGCTGGGCGTCAAGGCGGTGATCGCCGAGAGCTTCGAGCGCATCCACCGCAGCAACCTGGTGGGCATGGGCGTGCTGCCGCTGCAGTTCGTCGACGGGCAGAACGCGGCGAGGCTGGGCCTCACGGGGACCGAGGAGTACTTCATCACCGGCATCCGCGAGGGGCTCCAGCCCCGCAAGCGCCTGCAGGTGACGGCCCGGCGCGACGACGGCAGCGAGGTGCGCTTCGAGGTGCTGTGCCGGCTGGACACGCCCATCGAGGTGGAGTACTACCGGCACGGCGGCATCCTGCAGAAGGTGCTGCGGCAGATCCTGCAGGCGGCGTGATGCCGCCTGGGCAAGGCAACGTGGGATGCACGGTGACCGGTGACCGGCGGGGCGGCTCCGAGGAGGGCCGCCCCGCCGCCCATGCAGCTGGGAAAGGAGAGCGACTGCATCGGGTCATCCTCGATGCCGTGCCCGAACTCACCCCGCGGCTCTGGTACGGCATGCCCGGATACGCCAGGGGCAGCGGTCCTGTCCTCTGCTTCTTCCGAGCCGACGAGCGCTTCATGACCTTGGGCCTGACGGACAAAGCCCACTTCGAGCGGGAGCCGAACCAGGCTGACCAGCTCATGCCCAGTGCCTGGTTTTTCAGCCATCTGGACGAACCAACGGAGAGGCGCGTCGCGGCCATCGTGCGGCACGCCACGGCGGCCCACAGGCGCTGAGGCAAAGGCCGGCCTCGAGCTCCGGGGAGCCGGCCGTCCGGCGGTCGGAGCCGTGTTCCCCCGCGCGGGGTGCGGTCCAAATACGATACGCGCCCCGGAGTCGGCTCCGGGGCGCTCCTGGATGGCACGATCGGCGATGGGAGCAGGGGCGGCCGAGGATCAGAGCTGGCCGCGTTCCTCGAAGAACTTGCGGGCCTTCTCCTTGTAGTGCTGCCACTGCTCGGGGACCTCGTCCTCGTCGTAGATCGCCTCGACGGGGCACACGGCCGCGCACGCGCTGCAGCCGATGCACTCCTCGGGGTGGATGAAGAACTGGTCTTCGCCCTCGTAGATGCAGTCCACCGGGCAGACCTCGACGCAGGACTGGTCCTTGGTGCCGATGCACGGCTCGCAGATGACGTAGATCATCGGCCGGTGCTCCTTTCCTCGCCGGATTACCCCTCTCAGTCTATGGCAACCCCGTCCACCGTGGCAAGCGCGCTGGCAGCGGCGGTTGCCCCCTGGCGGCCGCCCCCGTGGCGGGAGACCTCGCATCCCCCGTGGGGAGGATGCACGTCGACCCCCTCTTACTGTACCGCACGTCCGGCGGAGAATCCTGCCGGGAATTCGCAAAATCCCGCGTTTTCGGCAGATAAGAAGT
The sequence above is drawn from the Thermaerobacter sp. FW80 genome and encodes:
- a CDS encoding DUF3243 domain-containing protein: MPEFSEVFRQQLTVLADKVRTMENLGMSNEGITGVVTEVGDWLAKEAEPRSAEQRLLKEMWKHASNQEQAQIASALIKLADRTVGRGVVK
- a CDS encoding MFS transporter, with the translated sequence MGPSAASASPGRSALVDGPSGSSPSAGPGRGQRSAAPMERAGGLGELGRRLDGLGVVLFAGTVTFGLAALLSLSEPQPAWWAMAVAVGLGVALARWEGRVRAAGREPFLDLGLLRRDRARTAVYGAWILSNLAFYTVFFGMPAYFEEVRHLDPRTSGLMMLSVAGFSSVASPLVGRWVDRVGHRPALWAAGLSLSTGALALLAVGPQAPLALLFVVLAFLGASNGVNNLALQTALYRFVPREETGAASGLYMTCRYIGSILSSSLLGLILAGPLDGRMLRELALGLLVPAVGLLALIRWIPASGAGRITGSPIPGPSASSGVPASRAGRIPARRR
- a CDS encoding NADP-dependent isocitrate dehydrogenase, which encodes MPLVTTESGKKLFVTEDGRKLVTVIPGDGIGPECIDATLKILEAAKAPLVFEIREAGASVFKKGLASGVPPETIESIRKSRIVLKGPLETPVGYGEKSANVTLRKLFETYANVRPVRELPNVPTPYSGRGIDLVVVRENVEDLYAGIEHQQTPGVAQTLKLISDKGSEKIVRFAFELARAEGRKRVHCATKSNIMKLSEGTLKRVFERVAQEYPDIEAQHIIVDNAAHQLVKRPEQFDVLVTTNMNGDILSDLASGLVGGLGFAPSANIGNEVAIFEAVHGSAPKYAGKNVINPTAVLLSAVMMLRYIEEFAVAELIENAILYTLEEGKVLTGDVVGYDRGAKTTEYTQAIIANLGQKPRTTQVRAHRAVRLPQISPDPAYVKAKSRRIVGADVFVESDLRPEQLGPALEELAEGSAFRLKMISNRGTQVYPPTGGLIDLVDHYRCRFLYKGDGEARQEDVVDLVQRVGSRFRWMQIEVLQEFDGEPGFTKAQGED
- a CDS encoding aconitate hydratase — translated: MTERRDPFGVRTTLETPDGPVVIYSLPKLAEAAGVDLDRLPFTIRILLENLVRNLDGETITEDDVLALARWQPRPDGREIGWMPSRVLLQDFTGVPAVVDLAAMRSAVARMGGDPKRINPLVPADLVIDHSVIVDAFGTQYAFFYNVEKEFERNRERYTLLRWAQNAFDNFRVVPPGTGIVHQVNLEYLAKVVHRRDEHGEVRAYPDTLVGTDSHTTMVNGMGVLGWGVGGIEAEAVMLGQPYFMQVPEVVGFRLTGRLPEGATATDLVLTVTQMLRKKGVVGKFVEFFGPGLANLPLADRATIGNMAPEYGATCGFFPVDGETLDYLRLTGRDEEHIALVERYCKEQGLFRTDATPDPVYSDVLELDLGDVEPSLAGPRRPQDRVPLREAGRAFREALATFGKKPGDTSVPFRTGAEPGREAARAGAAAAGGNGAGAGAGDAGSSGEGGGVAVLTRPRTTTELTHGSVVIAAITSCTNTSNPSVMLAAGLLAKKAVERGLTVKPYVKTSLAPGSRVVTDYLREAGLLPYLEALRFHVVGYGCTTCIGNSGALPEDVAQAITENDLVAAAVLSGNRNFEGRINPLVKANYLASPPLVVAYAIAGTVDINLLEDPLGYDPNGRPVYLRDIWPTQEEIQATIRQVVRPELFKKEYARVFEGPEQWRQLPAPTGELYEWDPNSTYIQEPPFFKDMADEPGQPEDIVRARVLALLGDSITTDHISPAGAIPKNSPAGRYLLERGVKWEEFNTYGSRRGNHEVMMRGTFANIRLRNQLVPGTEGGWTVHIPSGEKMTIYDAAMRYQKEGTPLLVIGGKEYGTGSSRDWAAKGTYLLGVKAVIAESFERIHRSNLVGMGVLPLQFVDGQNAARLGLTGTEEYFITGIREGLQPRKRLQVTARRDDGSEVRFEVLCRLDTPIEVEYYRHGGILQKVLRQILQAA
- a CDS encoding DUF1801 domain-containing protein; this translates as MPPGQGNVGCTVTGDRRGGSEEGRPAAHAAGKGERLHRVILDAVPELTPRLWYGMPGYARGSGPVLCFFRADERFMTLGLTDKAHFEREPNQADQLMPSAWFFSHLDEPTERRVAAIVRHATAAHRR
- a CDS encoding ferredoxin — encoded protein: MIYVICEPCIGTKDQSCVEVCPVDCIYEGEDQFFIHPEECIGCSACAAVCPVEAIYDEDEVPEQWQHYKEKARKFFEERGQL